One region of Xyrauchen texanus isolate HMW12.3.18 chromosome 11, RBS_HiC_50CHRs, whole genome shotgun sequence genomic DNA includes:
- the si:ch211-286b5.6 gene encoding B-cell receptor CD22: MVCPAGWLQSVIWISVMTTGLQCEQYGVTHVISTMCAVQQSSVLIPCKYTHPKHERVSAMSWFYEKSLEERVRVVSTDPAFKGRVEFLESSEAGRGNCSLLLTDVRKGDEGIFHFVFRMENSEKNWTDIQGLHLEITDADVEIQPDVVTEGDGMLLTCGSCIPSIILPTYIWMKDGRLLSQDHGNNMLYLCPVRLEDGGQYSCTISGHERLNSSTVNINVRPGYSPRNVSVSMSGSGERVLGDSVNLTCSSDSNPPDHIYTWFKVNESSSVGSGQSYSALQSGFFYCVAQNQHGSQRSAALSVSVAEGKIPVLILVISAAFLTSVILMVGIALLIRRKRVSPSEEQNNRGLQLKAKVESPEGTYMTLDPMSRCSDYDTLHNMKRSCNNTDDTESKDPTYYNTDD, encoded by the exons ATG GTATGTCCAGCAGGATGGCTTCAGTCCGTAATCTGGATCTCTGTGATGACAACAG GTTTGCAATGTGAACAGTATGGCGTTACTCATGTTATCAGCACAATGTGTGCTGTCCAGCAATCATCAGTGCTCATACCGTGCAAATACACTCATCCCAAACATGAGCGAGTGAGTGCAATGTCTTGGTTCTATGAGAAATCACTGGAGGAGAGGGTCAGAGTAGTCTCTACGGACCCTGCGTTTAAAGGGCGTGTGGAGTTTCTGGAGTCTTCCGAAGCGGGCAGAGGGAACTGCTCTCTGCTGCTGACGGACGTGAGAAAGGGTGATGAGGGAATCTTCCACTTTGTGTTCAGGATGGAAAATTCAGAGAAAAACTGGACAGACATTCAAGGACTCCATCTAGAAATAACAG ACGCAGATGTGGAGATACAGCCAGATGTTGTAACGGAGGGAGACGGGATGTTGCTTACCTGTGGGTCATGTATCCCCTCCATCATTTTACCAACGTATATCTGGATGAAAGATGGCCGTTTGCTCAGTCAGGACCATGGGAACAACATGCTTTATCTGTGTCCTGTCAGGCTGGAGGACGGAGGACAATATTCCTGCACTATAAGCGGTCATGAGAGACTCAACTCCTCAACTGTTAACATCAATGTTAGACCTGGAT acTCACCCAGGAATGTCTCAGTGTCCATGAGTGGATCTGGTGAAAGAGTTTTGGGTGATTCAGTGAATCTGACCTGCAGCAGTGATTCAAACCCACCTGATCACATCTACACCTGGTTTAAGGTGAATGAAAGTTCATCTGTTGGATCGGGACAGAGTTACAGTGCACTACAGAGTGGATTCTTCTACTGTGTGGCTCAGAATCAACATGGATCTCAGAGATCAGCTGCTCTATCAGTCTCTGTTGCAG AAGGAAAAATCCCAGTTTTGATATTAGTCATTTCAGCGGCGTTTCTTACTTCTGTGATACTGATGGTTGGCATCGCGCTGCTTATAAGGAG GAAAAGAGTTTCTCCATCAGAAGAGCAAAACAACAGAGGATTACAACTCAAAGCAAAG GTCGAGTCTCCTGAGGGAACCTACATGACCCTTGACCCCATGTCCAGATGCTCAGATTATGACACACTGCAT AACATGAAGAGATCCTGCAATAACACAGACGACACTGAATCTAAGGATCCGACATATTATAACACAGATGATTAA
- the si:ch211-286b5.5 gene encoding guanine nucleotide-binding protein G(I)/G(S)/G(O) subunit gamma-5 yields the protein MSNSSSSSNLAVAQKAVKQLRIEAKTRRINVSQAATDLKNFCLQNAHKDPLLVGVPSSDNPFRPPKSCGLL from the exons ATGTCCAACAGTAGCTCCAGCAGTAATCTCGCTGTGGCGCAGAAAGCCGTCAAACAGCTCCGGATAGAGGCGAAAACACGACGAATTAAC GTGTCTCAAGCGGCTACTGACCTGAAGAACTTCTGCCTGCAGAATGCCCATAAAGACCCGCTGCTGGTGGGGGTGCCGTCCAGTGACAACCCCTTCCGCCCCCCGAAATCCTGCGGTCTGCTTTGA